A genomic stretch from Lathyrus oleraceus cultivar Zhongwan6 chromosome 2, CAAS_Psat_ZW6_1.0, whole genome shotgun sequence includes:
- the LOC127119278 gene encoding cysteine-rich receptor-like protein kinase 2 isoform X1, which translates to MKKAIPLIFSQCLTHLLITFALLSQTVMAESRAKTVLVTCGSQLEHNTTIFVPNFVATMEKISEQMRSTGFGKAVTGTGLDTNYGLAQCYGDLSLLDCVLCYAEARTVLPQCFPYNSGRIYLDGCFMRSENYSFFNEYKGPGDRAVCGNTTKKNSDFQAAAKQAVLTAVQDAVKNKGYARGRVVVSEAANESAYVLADCWRNLNSQSCKACLEHASSSILGCLPSSEGRALNTGCFMRYSDIDFLNKEVENTSSRGNVLVIVVAVVSSVIVAVVGVIIGAYIWKQRYIQRKRRGSNDAEKLAKTLQEKSLNFKYSTLEKATESFNDNNKLGHGGFGMVYKGVLPDGREIAIKRLYFNNRHRAADFYNEVNIISGVEHKNLVRLLGCSCSGPESLLVYEYMPNKSLDRFIFDKNKGRELTWGKRNEIIIGTAEGLVYLHENSKIRIIHRDIKASNILLDSKLRAKIADFGLARSFQEDKSHISTAIAGTLGYMAPEYLAHGQLTEKVDVYSFGVLLLEIVTGRQNNRSKALEYSDSLVIVAWKHFQSGASEELFDPNIELHDDHNSSDVKNELLRVVHIGLLCTQEVPSLRPTMSKALQMLTKNEEPLIAPSNPPFLDESTMELHDTSGDPFYLPNAADSIATMSHSSFYPR; encoded by the exons ATGAAGAAAGCAATCCCTCTCATTTTCTCTCAATGTCTCACACACCTTCTCATCACGTTTGCATTACTATCACAAACTGTAATGGCAGAATCAAGAGCCAAGACAGTTCTGGTAACATGTGGTTCTCAACTAGAGCACAACACAACCATCTTCGTTCCGAATTTTGTCGCAACTATGGAGAAGATCAGCGAGCAGATGCGTAGTACCGGCTTCGGCAAAGCAGTTACAGGGACAGGACTTGATACTAACTATGGCCTAGCACAATGCTATGGAGATCTTTCATTACTTGACTGTGTCTTGTGTTATGCCGAGGCACGCACAGTTCTTCCACAGTGCTTCCCTTATAACTCCGGTCGCATTTACCTCGACGGTTGTTTCATGAGGTCTGAGAATTATAGTTTCTTTAATGAATATAAAGGACCGGGAGATAGAGCTGTGTGTGGGAACACGACTAAGAAGAACTCGGATTTTCAAGCAGCGGCGAAGCAAGCAGTGTTAACAGCAGTTCAAGATGCAGTGAAAAATAAAGGCTATGCCAGAGGAAGAGTTGTTGTATCAGAAGCAGCAAATGAATCTGCTTATGTTCTAGCTGATTGTTGGAGGAATTTAAACTCTCAGTCTTGCAAAGCATGTCTTGAGCACGCATCGTCATCGATATTGGGATGCCTTCCTTCGTCAGAAGGACGGGCACTCAATACCGGATGCTTCATGAGGTACTCCGACATTGATTTTCTTAACAAGGAAGTGGAAAATACGAGTTCACGAG GTAATGTTCTAGTAATAGTCGTTGCAGTAGTCAGTTCCGTGATCGTTGCGGTGGTTGGAGTGATTATAGGAGCTTATATCTGGAAACAAAGATACATTCAAAGGAAAAGAAGAG GATCAAATGATGCAGAAAAGTTAGCAAAGACTCTTCAGGAAAAAAGCTTGAATTTCAAGTACTCTACATTGGAAAAAGCTACTGAATCTTTTAATGACAATAACAAGTTAGGGCATGGAGGATTTGGAATGGTTTATAAA GGAGTTCTACCAGATGGAAGAGAGATTGCTATCAAGAGGTTATATTTCAACAACAGACACAGGGCAGCAGATTTCTACAATGAAGTCAACATAATTAGCGGTGTCGAACACAAGAATCTAGTTAGACTATTAGGATGCAGTTGTTCAGGACCTGAAAGCCTGCTTGTATACGAATATATGCCCAACAAAAGTCTCGATCGCTtcatttttg ATAAAAACAAGGGCAGAGAACTAACATGGGGAAAgagaaatgaaataattattgGGACAGCTGAAGGATTAGTTTACCTGCATGAGAACTCCAAAATCAGGATAATTCATAGAGATATAAAAGCCAGCAACATCCTATTGGACTCAAAGCTTCGAGCTAAAATTGCAGATTTTGGTTTGGCCAGGTCCTTTCAAGAAGACAAGAGCCACATAAGTACAGCTATTGCAGGAACCTT GGGGTATATGGCTCCAGAGTATCTAGCTCATGGTCAATTAACAGAAAAAGTGGACGTATACAGTTTTGGAGTGTTACTGCTAGAGATAGTTACTGGAAGACAGAACAACAGGAGCAAAGCATTAGAATATTCAGACAGCTTAGTTATAGTG GCATGGAAGCATTTTCAGTCAGGGGCTTCTGAAGAACTATTTGATCCAAATATAGAGTTGCACGATGATCACAATAGTAGTGATGTTAAGAATGAGCTTTTAAGAGTGGTTCACATAGGACTTCTATGCACTCAAGAGGTCCCTTCATTACGACCAACTATGTCAAAGGCATTACAGATGCTAACGAAGAATGAGGAGCCTCTCATTGCTCCCTCGAATCCACCCTTCCTAGATGAGAGTACTATGGAACTCCATGACACAAGTGGTGACCCATTTTACCTCCCCAATGCAGCTGATTCAATTGCTACTATGTCGCATAGCTCTTTCTATCCCAGATGA
- the LOC127119278 gene encoding cysteine-rich receptor-like protein kinase 2 isoform X2, whose product MEKISEQMRSTGFGKAVTGTGLDTNYGLAQCYGDLSLLDCVLCYAEARTVLPQCFPYNSGRIYLDGCFMRSENYSFFNEYKGPGDRAVCGNTTKKNSDFQAAAKQAVLTAVQDAVKNKGYARGRVVVSEAANESAYVLADCWRNLNSQSCKACLEHASSSILGCLPSSEGRALNTGCFMRYSDIDFLNKEVENTSSRGNVLVIVVAVVSSVIVAVVGVIIGAYIWKQRYIQRKRRGSNDAEKLAKTLQEKSLNFKYSTLEKATESFNDNNKLGHGGFGMVYKGVLPDGREIAIKRLYFNNRHRAADFYNEVNIISGVEHKNLVRLLGCSCSGPESLLVYEYMPNKSLDRFIFDKNKGRELTWGKRNEIIIGTAEGLVYLHENSKIRIIHRDIKASNILLDSKLRAKIADFGLARSFQEDKSHISTAIAGTLGYMAPEYLAHGQLTEKVDVYSFGVLLLEIVTGRQNNRSKALEYSDSLVIVAWKHFQSGASEELFDPNIELHDDHNSSDVKNELLRVVHIGLLCTQEVPSLRPTMSKALQMLTKNEEPLIAPSNPPFLDESTMELHDTSGDPFYLPNAADSIATMSHSSFYPR is encoded by the exons ATGGAGAAGATCAGCGAGCAGATGCGTAGTACCGGCTTCGGCAAAGCAGTTACAGGGACAGGACTTGATACTAACTATGGCCTAGCACAATGCTATGGAGATCTTTCATTACTTGACTGTGTCTTGTGTTATGCCGAGGCACGCACAGTTCTTCCACAGTGCTTCCCTTATAACTCCGGTCGCATTTACCTCGACGGTTGTTTCATGAGGTCTGAGAATTATAGTTTCTTTAATGAATATAAAGGACCGGGAGATAGAGCTGTGTGTGGGAACACGACTAAGAAGAACTCGGATTTTCAAGCAGCGGCGAAGCAAGCAGTGTTAACAGCAGTTCAAGATGCAGTGAAAAATAAAGGCTATGCCAGAGGAAGAGTTGTTGTATCAGAAGCAGCAAATGAATCTGCTTATGTTCTAGCTGATTGTTGGAGGAATTTAAACTCTCAGTCTTGCAAAGCATGTCTTGAGCACGCATCGTCATCGATATTGGGATGCCTTCCTTCGTCAGAAGGACGGGCACTCAATACCGGATGCTTCATGAGGTACTCCGACATTGATTTTCTTAACAAGGAAGTGGAAAATACGAGTTCACGAG GTAATGTTCTAGTAATAGTCGTTGCAGTAGTCAGTTCCGTGATCGTTGCGGTGGTTGGAGTGATTATAGGAGCTTATATCTGGAAACAAAGATACATTCAAAGGAAAAGAAGAG GATCAAATGATGCAGAAAAGTTAGCAAAGACTCTTCAGGAAAAAAGCTTGAATTTCAAGTACTCTACATTGGAAAAAGCTACTGAATCTTTTAATGACAATAACAAGTTAGGGCATGGAGGATTTGGAATGGTTTATAAA GGAGTTCTACCAGATGGAAGAGAGATTGCTATCAAGAGGTTATATTTCAACAACAGACACAGGGCAGCAGATTTCTACAATGAAGTCAACATAATTAGCGGTGTCGAACACAAGAATCTAGTTAGACTATTAGGATGCAGTTGTTCAGGACCTGAAAGCCTGCTTGTATACGAATATATGCCCAACAAAAGTCTCGATCGCTtcatttttg ATAAAAACAAGGGCAGAGAACTAACATGGGGAAAgagaaatgaaataattattgGGACAGCTGAAGGATTAGTTTACCTGCATGAGAACTCCAAAATCAGGATAATTCATAGAGATATAAAAGCCAGCAACATCCTATTGGACTCAAAGCTTCGAGCTAAAATTGCAGATTTTGGTTTGGCCAGGTCCTTTCAAGAAGACAAGAGCCACATAAGTACAGCTATTGCAGGAACCTT GGGGTATATGGCTCCAGAGTATCTAGCTCATGGTCAATTAACAGAAAAAGTGGACGTATACAGTTTTGGAGTGTTACTGCTAGAGATAGTTACTGGAAGACAGAACAACAGGAGCAAAGCATTAGAATATTCAGACAGCTTAGTTATAGTG GCATGGAAGCATTTTCAGTCAGGGGCTTCTGAAGAACTATTTGATCCAAATATAGAGTTGCACGATGATCACAATAGTAGTGATGTTAAGAATGAGCTTTTAAGAGTGGTTCACATAGGACTTCTATGCACTCAAGAGGTCCCTTCATTACGACCAACTATGTCAAAGGCATTACAGATGCTAACGAAGAATGAGGAGCCTCTCATTGCTCCCTCGAATCCACCCTTCCTAGATGAGAGTACTATGGAACTCCATGACACAAGTGGTGACCCATTTTACCTCCCCAATGCAGCTGATTCAATTGCTACTATGTCGCATAGCTCTTTCTATCCCAGATGA